One window of the Xenopus tropicalis strain Nigerian chromosome 10, UCB_Xtro_10.0, whole genome shotgun sequence genome contains the following:
- the LOC100496194 gene encoding E3 ubiquitin/ISG15 ligase TRIM25 — MATAGIRDKLSCSICRDIYTDPVTLPCGHTFCRGCIGRTWDWQKSIGEDPSCPECRERYRRQPELKRNLRLSNIAERFLSTPPEHDGTGIYCTYCIHFPVLAAKSCLLCEASLCDGHVRVHSKSAEHVLTEPTANLGNRKCSAHNEPLKYHCCEDGAPVCASCCLAGGHRGHRVELLSEASEKKKEKPMAAANLRDELSCSICKDIYTDPVTLPCGHNFCWGCIERTWDWQEGIEEDPSCPECRERYRRRPELKKDLTLGTLVEQFFPSNQGQDGMGIFCTYCINSSVPAAQSCLLCEASLCNDHVRVHSKSAEHVLTEPTTNLGNRKCSAHNEPLKYHCCEDGACICVSCCLAGGHRGHRVELLSEASEKKKEKLRNLVKKWTSEIADIENMQKRAANHTDQAAALFGDIREWLEALKKRVLSEISRHEEQFSLRISEFIQQLEKKKSHLSREIHHTEKLLHTDDPLMIVRGESDRAELSDSEEDDDEEDVEGGNYKFIYENVLDIDYISEIFLTGLNGFVNGAKRWGINGEEATDMLGDIMARNEAELEFSAGAPSPVYQIPETNRDSQPAAQQNQQLKHKLMQRFPRRNIDPYYGKEAVGMSVDINTASNQVSVLEEGKLVTYSATRLRRPQTPQRFQDFQALSTRSFPSGRHYWDMEGGENGGWRVGVAYPSIERGGAQSYTGNNDKSWALWRWDNNYTVIHNKEETKLRCQPEHRKIRIFFDYEAGRLSFYELIRPIRHLHTFTVTFTEPLHAAFCVWGDNAWVRIIS, encoded by the exons ATGGCGACTGCTGGGATCAGAGAcaagctgagctgctccatctgccgaGACATTTATACCGATCCCGttaccctgccctgtggccataccttctgccggggctgcattgggagAACATGGGACTGGCAGAAGAGCATAGGGGAAGATCCATCATGTCCTGAATGCAGAGAGAGATACAGGAGACAACCTGAACTGAAAAGGAACCTGAGGCTGAGTAACATAGCGGAGCGATTCCTTTCTACtcccccagagcatgatgggaCGGGGATCTACTGCACTTACTGTATTCACTTTCCTGTACTtgctgctaaatcctgtctcctgtgtgaggcttCTCTATGTGATGGCCACGTGAGGGTCCACAGCaagtcagcagaacatgtactcactgagcccaccgcCAACCTGGGGAACAGAAAATGTTCTGCCCACAATGAGCCCCTAAagtatcactgctgtgaggatGGGGCCCCTGTCTGTGcctcctgctgcctggccggggggcaccggggtcacagggtggagctgctgagtgaggcctctgagaagaagaaagagaaa CCCATGGCGGCTGCCaatctgagagacgagctgagctgctccatttGTAAGGACATTTATACCGATCCCGTAACCCTGCCCTGTGGGCACAACTTCTGCTGGGGCTGCATTGAGAGAACATGGGACTGGCAGGAGGGGATAGAGGAAGATCCATCATGTCCTGAATGCAGAGAGAGATACAGGAGGCGGCCAGAACTGAAAAAAGACCTAACACTTGGTACCCTCGTAGAACAGTTCTTTCCTTCTAACCAAGGGCAGGATGGGATGGGGATCTTCTGCACTTATTGTATTAACTCTTCTGTACCCGCTGCTcaatcctgtctcctgtgtgaggcttCTCTATGTAATGACCACGTGAGGGTCCACAGCaagtcagcagaacatgtactcactgagcccaccACCAACCTGGGGAACAGAAAATGTTCTGCCCACAATGAGCCCCTAAagtatcactgctgtgaggatggggcctgtatctgtgtgtcctgctgcctggccggggggcaccggggccacagggtggagctgctgagtgaggcctctgagaagaagaaagagaaactgagaaaTCTTGTAAAGAAATGGACTTCAGAAATAGCGGATATTGAGAATATGCAGAAAAGAGCAGCTAATCACACAGACCAAGCGGCCGCCCTGTTTGGGGACATCAGGGAATGGCTAGAAGCCCTAAAGAAGCGAGTCCTGAGCGAGATCTCCAGGCACGAAGAACAATTTTCACTAAGAATTTCTGAATTCATCCaacagctggaaaaaaagaaaagtcatCTGTCAAGGGAGATCCATCACACCGAGAAGCTGTTACATACAGATGATCCATTAATGATAGTACGGGGGGAATCCGATAGGGCGGAGCTATCAGATAGTGAGGAGGACGATGATGAGGAGGATGTTGAGGGGGGAAATTATAagtttatttatgaaaatgttcTTGATATAGATTATATCTCTGAGATATTTCTAACAGGTTTGAATGGGTTTGTGAATGGGGCAAAGAGATGGGGCATAAATGGGGAGGAGGCTACAGACATGTTGGGGGATATTATGGCTCGGAATGAGGCAGAATTAGAATTTAGCGCTGGGGCCCCCAGTCCCGTCTATCAAATCCCAGAGACAAATAGAGACTCACAACCTGCTGCTCAGCAAAACCAGCAACTAAAACATAAACTTATGCAACGTTTCCCGCGCAGAAACATTGACCCCTATTATGGGAAGGAGGCCGTAGGTATGTCGGTGGATATAAACACTGCTAGTAATCAGGTCTCTGTATTGGAAGAGGGCAAACTGGTCACCTACTCGGCAACCAGGCTCCGTCGCCCCCAAACCCCACAGAGATTCCAGGATTTCCAGGCtttaagcaccaggagtttcccctcggggcgacattactgggacaTGGAGGGCGGGGAAAACGGAGGCTGGAGGGTAGGagtggcctatcccagtatagagaggggcgGGGCACAGTCCTACACTGGAAATAATGACAAGTCCTGGGCCTTGTGGAGGTGGGATAATAACTATACTGTGATACATAATAAAGAAGAAACCAAATTACGCTGTCAACCTGAACATAGAAAAATAAGGATCTTCTttgactatgaggccggacgcctgtccttctaTGAGCTGATTCgtccaatcaggcacttacacaccttcaccgtcaccttcactgagccccttcatgctgcattctgtgtCTGGGGGGATAACGCCTGGGTGAGGATCATTAGTTAG